From a region of the Petrotoga sp. 9PW.55.5.1 genome:
- the ftcD gene encoding glutamate formimidoyltransferase, which produces MKKIVECIPNFSEGRDKEKLEKIVDEIRKQDGVKLLDYSMDKDHNRSVVTFVGEPEKVIEAAFNCCKKASELIDLRTHKGEHPRMGATDVIPLVPIKNITMEECVEYSKKLGKKIGEELNIPVILYEKSATRPEREDLSVVRKGEFEGMFEKLKREEFKPDFGPDKPHESAGVTAVGARMPLIAFNVNLSTNNIEIAKKIAKAVRGKSGGFKYCKALGFEIKERNIVQVSMNMVDYTKTPLFRVFQVIENEANRYGVNVIGSEIVGLAPLKALVDTADYFLKLENFSSDQVLENRIFGD; this is translated from the coding sequence TTGAAAAAAATAGTTGAATGTATTCCAAACTTTAGTGAAGGTAGAGATAAAGAAAAGTTAGAGAAAATTGTTGATGAGATAAGAAAACAAGATGGGGTTAAACTATTAGATTATTCTATGGATAAAGATCATAACAGAAGTGTTGTTACTTTTGTAGGAGAACCTGAAAAAGTCATTGAAGCAGCTTTTAACTGTTGTAAAAAGGCTTCAGAATTGATTGATTTAAGAACTCATAAAGGCGAGCATCCTCGAATGGGTGCCACTGACGTGATTCCATTGGTTCCGATAAAAAATATAACAATGGAAGAATGCGTTGAATATTCTAAAAAACTAGGAAAAAAAATCGGAGAAGAACTTAATATACCTGTAATATTATATGAAAAATCAGCTACAAGGCCTGAAAGAGAAGATTTGTCTGTAGTAAGAAAAGGTGAATTTGAAGGAATGTTCGAAAAACTTAAAAGAGAAGAATTTAAACCTGATTTTGGCCCCGATAAACCACACGAAAGTGCGGGCGTTACAGCTGTTGGAGCTAGAATGCCTTTGATAGCTTTTAATGTTAATCTAAGCACTAACAATATAGAAATTGCAAAAAAAATAGCCAAGGCTGTGAGAGGAAAAAGTGGGGGGTTTAAATACTGTAAAGCATTAGGATTTGAAATCAAAGAAAGAAATATAGTTCAAGTTTCAATGAACATGGTTGATTATACAAAAACGCCTCTTTTCAGAGTTTTTCAAGTAATTGAAAACGAAGCTAACAGATACGGGGTGAATGTAATTGGAAGTGAGATTGTAGGTCTTGCCCCTCTAAAGGCTTTGGTAGATACTGCTGATTATTTCTTAAAATTAGAAAACTTTAGTTCGGATCAAGTTTTAGAAAACAGAATATTTGGTGATTGA